One region of Peptococcaceae bacterium 1198_IL3148 genomic DNA includes:
- a CDS encoding KH domain-containing protein codes for MKELVEILAQSLVDQPNLVDVRMVEKEKSVIIELRVAPDDMGKVIGKQGRIARAIRTVVKAAATKQRKKVVVEII; via the coding sequence ATGAAAGAATTGGTTGAAATTCTTGCCCAATCCCTTGTGGACCAGCCAAATTTGGTTGATGTCAGAATGGTAGAAAAAGAAAAATCTGTAATTATCGAACTAAGAGTAGCCCCAGATGACATGGGCAAAGTTATTGGCAAACAGGGTCGTATAGCCCGGGCCATACGCACCGTTGTAAAGGCTGCTGCCACAAAGCAACGCAAAAAAGTAGTTGTAGAAATAATATAA